The genomic stretch aagtgaAGTGTCTCAATTAGAATGTATTTTGATAATCTAAAATTGTGCTTAACCCTGTTTGGTGTATGGACAAACAAAGTGCTCAACATGTTAACAATATGGAATTTTCTTTGTACACTTATATGGGGTGAATTCCACTTCTGAAAACTTCAAAAtatctttcggagatgcatctccgaacttgAAAACTCTAAAATGCCATTCAGAGATGCACTTTTGAATGCatcatttttggaaaaaaaatttgggtgaattcggagataTATCTCCAAAGATaccattttttaagttttttttggcGAATTCGGAGATATATCTTCAAAGATaccattttttgagattttttgggCGAATTCGGAGATATATCTTCAAAGATACCATTTGTTGAGATTTTTTTGGgcaaattcggagatgcatttccgaagatACTATTTGTTCCCGTTATCatcaattttttaacaaaattcaataaatagaaataaaaattttcataaaattcttttttattattcttataaatataaatattatattatttctataataactattataactataattattattattttctataataattgTTTTCATATTATTCTTAACTGAGATATTATTATAGTTAGTATTATCTTcacttaattttaatattattattagttactataattattattatttttataatagaattttttattattctaataaatataaatattattattattattattattattattatttattataataataataataataattttctataataattattttcttgactaatatatattttattattattttcttaatcaaaattatatatgcgtattttaatattattaaaaaatttattaatataacatttttaatattatataagatgttattaatattttcttgactaaaataatttgtttcttaaaataACTAGTACTTTTACCTGTGCGATGCACATGACtgattaaaaaaaagttaggAGGGAAACTTATTAAAGATTAGGAGGGAAACTTGTATTTTGTTTTAGTATATTAAAGATATTTTCTTGACTAAAAtaatttgtttcttaaaataACTAGTACTTTTACGTGTGCGATGCACATGACtgattaaaaaaaagttaggAGGGAAACTTATTAAAGATTAGGAGGGAAActtgtattttgttttaatatattaaagatattTTCTTGACTAAAAtaatttgtttcttaaaataACTAGTACTTTTATCTGTGCGATGCACATGACtgattaaaaaaaagttaggAGGGAAACTTATTAAAGATTAGGAGGGAAActtgtattttgttttaatatattaaagattaataattgagttttaatgattatataaatgttttttaatcTTTCAATAAGATTCTAAAAATATAATCTCCATTGGATCTACCAACCACCAATTATAACGTGTTTTGATTTGCATTGATAcgtcttaaaaaaataatttcatgATTCATTAAGATGACTCTTCCCcgggggtgcagttaccgtgcataataaaaatctatgcattgtgtatagattattatggacccttggatcattagatcaaattctaaagatcaattgttattactcaatactcaacacTCACTACTCaaaactcaatactcaccactcaatactcaatactcaatactggattaaaaacatgatccaatagcttagattgacttatgcatggtgcataaggaaaatccttatgcatattagccaatgcCTTCCCCGGGTAGGCTAAAAATGTGCTTAACCCCCGTTTGGTGTATTGGCAAACAAGTGCCCAACATTATAGGTAGAATAAGAGGACATGTCATAGAGATGAATTTCGTGATTCATATAAATGTTTTCTAAATCTTTCAATAGGATTCTAAAACTACAACCATTCGATCTACCAACTACCCAAaaatgcaaaaagatcaagaTACTAACATTGATTCTATTCTGGAAAAAAACACAAATGAAGGCCCCACACATTTAAATGTCATTAAAAATTCATGTGGAGTACTATGATAGTAGTTAAGTGTAGTTGTGTTCAAATTGATACCAGTCAATTGAATGACACCAACGTTAGTATACTTgacaattttcaaaataaattgaaataaacttATGTCAATTCATATCCCAACAAAAAgtaaatcttttctttcttttataaacACTCAAACACAGAGACCATACATTCCATAATACACAGACACATTTGCATATGTATTTTCTAACATAATCTTTTAACCATGTCTTCTTCTTATTCATGGCTAACTTCTCCTTCATGCACCCTTTGGCCTATAGATTCATCTTCCTCTACACCAAACCTCATACTTCAATGGTTAACCTTTCTTTTTCTATCTCCATGTCCTCAAAGACTTCTTCTTTCTGCTCTTGATTTCTTGTTTttgctctttctcttagcttttgcAGCTCACAAATTCTACTCAAGGTTCAACTCAGCTTCCAACTCTACCTCCTCAATCACAAAACCACTTCTGCAGGAGAAAGATTCTGACTATAGAATCACATTTTTGTTCAAACTACCTTTGTTGGTAACTATCCTTTTGGCTATAACTTACACTGTTCTAGGAGTTTTGGCTTTTACTCAAACCAATAACTTTGCTTCATGGAAACAAATAGAAGCGCTTTTTCGGTTGTTTCAAGCAGTAGTCAACATAGTGATAGTGGTTCTAATGATACATGAGAAAAagttcaaatctttcaaacaccCTTTATCACTAAGAATCTATTGGGTAGCAAACTTTGTGATTGCtgctttgtttgctgcttcagcTATTGTTCGGTTTGTAACTTTAGGTGAAGAAAAATTGGAACttagtttgagaatagatgacatatTCTCACTGGTTAACCTTCCATTATCTGTGTTCTTTTTTGTGATATCCATAAAAGGGTCATCAGGGATTCAAGTGATAAGAATATCCGATGAAGTAGCGATATATCCATTGAATTCGAGGGATAGAACTTTGAGTCCTTATGCTAGTTCTTCAATTTTATCCAAATCAGTTTGGTTATGGATAAACCCTTTACTTAATAAAGGTTACAAAACACCCCTTAACCTAGAAGATGTTCCCTCACTTCCTCTTGAGTGTAGAGCAGAAAAAATGTCtgaactttttcaaaacaattggcCAAAAGCAGATGAAAACAGTAAGCATCCTGTTGGACTAACCCTTGTCAGGTGTTTCTGGAAACACGTAGCTTTCACTGCTTTCCTTGCATTCATTAAGCTTTGTCTTATATATGTTGGTCCATTGTTGATTCAGAGTTTTATTGAGTTCACATCGAGGAAAGATAGCACTGCTGGTGAAGgtattgttttgatattgatccTTTTTGTAGCAAAATCAGTTGAAGTACTTAGTGCCCATCAATACAACTTCCAATGTCAGAAACTCGGTATGCTTATTCGCTCAAGCATAATCACTTCGGTTTACAAAAAGGGTTTAAGATTGTCGAGTTCTTCAAGACAAACTCATGGAACAGGACAAATTGTGAATCATATGGCTGTTGATGCTCAACAACTCTCAGATATGATGATGCAGTTACATCCTATATGGTTGATGCCATTGCAAGTTACTGCTGCACTGGTTCTTATATATAGCTATATTGGTGTATCTGCTGTTGCAGCATTTCTTGGATCTGCGGTAGTTTTTTTCTTCACGACATATCGAACTAAGAGTAGTAATGGTTTCCAGTTTCAGATAATGACGAGCCGCGATTTGAGACTGAAGGCGACAAATGAATTGCTTAACAATATGCGTGTGATTAAGTTTCAAGCGTGGGAAGAGTATTTCGGTAACAAAATTCGAAAGTTTCGTGAAGCCGAGCATGGATGGATTGGGAAGTTCTTGTACAATTTTGCTGTTAACTATGGAGTATTGTCTGCTGCACCATTAGTTGTAACTGTTCTTACCTTTGGAACTGCAACTTTTATTGGAATTCCTTTGAATCCCGGCACTGTTTTCACAATAACTTCGATTATCCAGATACTTCAAGAGCCTTTGAGGAGTTTTCCTCAGGCTCTTATGATGGTTTCTCAAGCAATAATATCTTTAGCGAGGTTGGATGAGTTCATGATGAGCAGGGAAATGGATGAGAATGCAGTGCAAAAAGTGGAGAATTGTGATGGTGATATAGCTGTGGAGATAAAAGATGGGAAATTCTCGTGGGATGATAACGATGAGAATGATGCTTTAAGAGTTGAAGAGTTGGAAATTAAGAAAGGAAATCATGCTGCTGTTGTAGGAACTGTTGGTTCAGGCAAGTCTTCATTATTGGCTTCTTTGTTGGGAGAAATGTTCAAGATCTCAGGAAAGGTACATATGTTTGCTTTGAACTCTTCtagtttctttattttcttgcacttCAAGTTATTTGCTTCTTCTTGCAAAGAAGAATAGTATTTTGGTTCATCATGATTGGAAATTGTTATTAAAAACTTAAATTGCTCACCAAACATTATCTGCAACAGTATACGATTGATCTGTGAATGTTTTGAGTACGTCTACTTTAAATGTTTATCATTTGTCATTATTACTTATAAAATCTTACAGGTTAGAGTTTGTGGGACAACAGCGTATGTAGCACAAACATCGTGGATTCAGAACGCAACCATCAAAGAAAACATATTGTTTGGTTTACCAATGAACATGGACAAGTACAGGGAAACTTTAAGAGTGTGCTGCCTTGAGAAGGATCTTGAAATGATGGAAGATGGTGATGAGACCGAGATTGGAGAGCGCGGAATAAACCTTAGCGGCGGTCAGAAACAACGCATACAGCTTGCTAGAGCTGTATATCAGGACACTGACATCTATCTCCTTGATGATGTATTCAGTGCTGTTGATGCTCAAACAggatcttttatttttaaggtaaGCACAAAGCTAAAATTTCTAGTTTAGTTATATAATGTTTCTCAGAATAGATTTCTAATACAAATCACAAGTGATTCTCCATGCTTTTGCAGGAATGTATCATGGGAACTCTGAAAGATAAGACTGTTTTACTTGTAACCCATCAAGTTGATTTCTTGCATAATGTTGACTCTATAATGGTATGTATATGTTCACAAGTCCCTTAAATGTTTGACTTTTTCTTGCATAGCATCTATTATTCTAACATTTTGACACCAACTTTAAAGGTGATGCGTGATGGGAGAGTAGTGCAAAGTGGAAAGTATGATGATCTTCTCAAAGCAGGACTAGATTTTGGTGCACTTGTAGCAGCTCACGAATCCTCAATGGAAATAGCAGAAACGGGAGACAAAACTAGTGATGATTCAGCTGAATCTCCAAAACTTGCTCGCATTGCatcgaaagaaaaagaaagcggCGGTGAAAAGCAGTCTTCTCAAGATCAATCCAAGTCTGATAATAAAACTGCAGCAAAGCTCATTGAAGATGAGGGGAGAGAAACTGGACATGTTAGCCTTAAAGTATACAAACAATATTTCACAGAAGCATTTGGATGGTGGGGAATAGCACTTGTAGTAGCAATGTCAGCGGGGTGGGTGTTGTCATTTTTGGCTTGTGACTATTGGTTAGCAATTGCTACGTCAGATGGTTCTGGCATTTCTTCAGTTACTTTCATTTCCGTCTATGCTGCTATAGCTGTTGTTGCATGCATAGTTGTTATAGTAAGAGCTTTCTTGTATACGTATTTGGGTTTAAAGACATCTCAAAGCTTCTTCGTTGGAATGCTTCAAAGTATCCTTCATGCACCAATGTcattctttgataccactccttCTGGCAGAATTTTGAGTCGTGTGAGTTTCGTTCAATAACCCTTTTAATATTTGGTTTATGCTCTAGTAGTAATGTTTGAACTTACTAACTCTACTCTTGTAATGAATTATTTAGGTATCTACTGATATACTGTGGGTGGATATAACAATTCCAATGTTTGCAAACTTTGTAATGATAGCCTACTTAACATTACTTAGTATCCTCATTGTCACATGCCAGAATTCTTGGGAGACTGTCTTTCTCTTAATTCCACTGGTCTGGCTCTACAACTGGTATAGGGTATGATATACCTACTCCTATAGTAATATTATCTTGCAAATTGGTCCTATTCTGTTGCTTACATTGTTTTGGTTTGCAGAAATATTATCTTGCAACTTCTAGGGAACTGACTCGTCTTGATTCAATCACAAAAGCTCCAGTGATTCATCACTTTTCAGAGACCCTTTCTGGTGTTATGACAATACGTAGCTTAAGAAAACAGAATGCATTTTCTCAGGAAAATATTGACAGGGTGAATGCAAGTCTAAGAATGGATTTCCATAACAATGGTGCAAATGAATGGCTTGGGTTTCGCTTGGACTACATGGCAGTGGTTTTCCTTTGTATTGCCACCTTTTTTATGATCTTTTTGCCAAGTGCGATTGTTAAACCAGGTACAATCATTTTCACCATCTTTTCGTTTAACAACCATCATAGCCAATCAGTATTTTACACCAAATTCTTAAAATGCCACTGCGGTAATCGTTGCAGTTGGTTCTTGACTACAAGATTTTCCAACCGATCTCAGAaatacaaaaccggcttgtaagatGAGGGTTGTCTAAGCTTTATAAACACTACACAAACCATATCTCTAAGCAAGATGTGACTCAATCCACCCCTTCAAACCAACACAATTAATGCAAGCCAAATGATTGATAGGCGGAATTTCCAAcataaactcaaataagtcaatcgaaacataaaccctaaataatgaattttgtagtatagaatcatttatatattaacttGATCTCATTATAACTAtagtatttatatatatatatatatatatatatatatatatatatatatatatatatatatatatatatatatatatatatatatatatatatatatatatatatatatatatatatatatatatatatatatatatatatatataaaagatgttTTGCTAACAGAAAATATAATTTTGCAGAATATGTTGGTATGTCTCTATCCTATGGCCTGGCTCTGAGTGGTCTTTTGTCATTTGCCATATATATGAGTTGCAATGTTGAGAACAAAATGGTTTCGGTTGAGAGGATAAAACAGTTTACCAACCTCCCATCAGAAGCTCCATGGAAAATAGCTGACAAGTCTGTTCCTCAGAATTGGCCTAGTCATGGAACTATAGAGTTAAATAATTTACAGGTATATATTGTAATCAGAATGGCCaagtaaacaaatattatttgCAAGATTAGACGATTGAATATATTAAATGGTGTGAACAGGTTCGGTACAGGCCAAATACTCCTCTAGTTCTTAAGGGAGTCTCTCTAACCATTCAAGGTGGAGAAAAAGTTGGTGTTGTTGGCCGTACTGGAAGTGGAAAATCAACACTCATTCAAGTTTTATTTAGGATGATTGAGCCTTCCGCTGGGAATATAATCATCGATGGTATCAACATTTCGACTGTTGGCCTTCATGATTTGAGGTCGCGTTTTGGAATTATTCCGCAAGATCCTGTCCTCTTTCAAGGAACAGTTAGAACCAACATTGACCCTCTTGGATTGTATTCCGAAGATGAAATTTGGAaggtataaatataaatatatatttcatgTCTGAGGGAACTTCAGTTAATAATTTTAGCTTGTCATAACTAATAACTTGTGTTTATTTTTGTTGGTGCAGAGTCTTGAGCGGTGCCAATTGAAAGATGTGGTAGCTGCAAAACCAGAGAAACTTGAGGCTTTAGGTGATCATAATTACAGTCTTCTTCTAAATCTCAATTTTGAATAGTTTAATGGAATGTGATTAGAAAATGTGAGCTGAAATATGTATACTATTTTGTTAGTGGTTGATGGTGGAGACAACTGGAGTGTTGGACAAAGGCAACTTCTATGCTTGGGAAGGATCATGCTAAAACGCAGCAGAATACTATTCATGGATGAAGCGACAGCGTCGGTTGATTCACAAACGGATGCAGTAATACAAAAGATCATCAGAGAAGATTTTGCAGATCGTACAATAATTAGCATTGCTCACAGAATACCAACGGTTATGGATTGTGACAAGGTTTTGGTCATAGACGCAGGTATGTATTTTATGTTAGTGTTGTGTTACAATGTCTGTGTCCAATGCTGAACACTTCTTCAATATGTAGTGTCGGAACTAGGTCGTTAGATTGGTTTACTAATGAATTTGTGGAATATTTTTATGGCAGGTTTTGCGAAGGAATATGAGAAACCATCGCGTTTGCTTGAAAGGGCTTCACTTTTTGCAGCATTGGTTAAAGAGTACTCTAACAGATCAACTTAGTTGTTTTTTTTCCATTATTATGAAACTTCTATCTTTTTGTAGTTGTATAATTTGAGTATGATAATATTGCAAGAGAGAATTATTTCATtgataatattttaattagtaaacgtTCAATTGTTTACTATCAATGTGTGTTTTACAAGTTAAATACAGAGGGAATGAAGacaattcaaaataataaataaataaatacagaaaaagaagaaagcaATATTAACCTGCTCTGTTCTAATGAAAGAAGAAGTTGGTTAAAAGCAGATTTTGACGATACGGCGATTAATTGCGATGGTGTCATTGCCGTTCTGTTCCACAAAATTAAAAGTAGTGAGAACGACGGAAAAGGTACCTAGCTAGACAGATGGGTGAACTTTTTATTTAAAAGTAGGTATCTACTATTCTACAAGTTTGGTAAAGTCACCTAAATGAGTTAATTGAGTTGTCAAAAACAACCTAAATGTATCTTCGGACGCTCTTCGTTCAAATATGCGTCTGAAGCTTTTTACCTTCCTCACTTACTCaaactctctccaaaactcattttatcaaactctctcaaactaCATTTTCTCAAACTCTGGCAAACATCATCAATCAACTTCAAATATCCAACTTCAAGTAACATCATACTACAACAACAAGCAACTTTAAGACACTatatgtaagttttttttttcctaTATCGGGTTTATGTATTAATATGTAGAAGTTGGTGTTTAGGCTATGAAATTGAATGATTTGACATGTTTGATATTTAATACTTGATTAGAAACTAGTTAGATAGGTAGTTTTTACGACCAATGCattgtttttatgattagaaactACCATTGACGGTGTTTATAGTTGCAGgaaatttcggagatgcatctcaagAATTTTGCAACGTTTGTCCAAaaatcggagatgcatctctgtatTAGTCTGTTTGTAAAGTTTTGTCTTTTTAGTACATAACTCATTGTGTAACACTTGTCCTGTCTAATTACAAAAATTATGGCTGATACACACGACAGGGTTACATAACATACATCCGTTCAGAGGAAAAAAGTCAACCATCGCAAGCTCATGTTACTTCTAGTTTGGTTGATGCAAATGCACCAGGTTTCAGGCTCATGTATCTtcgccttcttcttcttcttcttctccctccTCTTCCCGTAGTAGTCGAGGGTCCCCTCCTCACACATCCCGACCTACATCTTTCTGTAGACGATTCAGTTCACCTATTTAGACACCTGAGACAACAGAGGTACCCGAGTCACCGAAGTACCTCCGACACTAGAGGCACTTGAGGCATCCCAGGCCCAAGAGACAACATTTTCCCATAGAAGACTCGGTTCACCTATTCAGGCACCCGAGACAATAGAGGTACCTAAGTCACTAGAGGTACCTCAGACACTAGAGGCACCTGAGGCATCCTAGGCCCAGGAGACAACATCGGCCCTCGAGACATCCTAGGCCAAGGAAGCAGCAGAGGCACCTTAGGGGTTTGGAAGAGACTCGTCAAACTTACCATGTTGCTAGACATATCTGAGATGGAGAGGTGAAATTTAGTTGGATTCATTCTTTTGAACCTATGTTGTAATATTAAATTATGTTTGTTGGATTCATTCTTATGAAATTATGTATGCATGAACGTGAACCTCTAAAAATTATCAACCATATGCAGAAGATTATTGGCCTGCCTTAGCCTAATGAACCATGGTTTCAGGAAGTTTTGCAGATATCAGGGATGCGTGACTTGTACAAGACCGATTATGTTACAATTAACCATGATATGCTTAATGCGCCTGTAGAGAGATATGACATAGAGATGTcattaggggtgctcgcggtgcggtttgggcggttttgacgaaaaaaatcatccgaaccgcaagagaaaaaatagtgcggtttggtttggttcggttggcttttaaaaaaaatccgaaccaaaccaaactaatgcggtttggttcggctcggttggttcggttttttacaaatattttattgagtcatacatacacatatagatgacaatataattttgtatttagacattcatacactatcaaataacaacaaaactcgtcatattttgacaacaattttccatttaatatgtaaaaattaaattagacaaaagtggaatattaaacataaaataatagcataaaataatataaaaattattataatgaaacaaaaaattgaagagacgaaagattagtgaaggtgaaaaagaaaaaaaagtgttgagagattagataagaagatgcgcgataaaaatgaaactaaaatacagaacatttatataaaaatgagaagttgaaaaagaaagaatataagagagtacagagactatagaagaagagagaagatgtatgtggcaaagaaggtgcgataatgttattagagatttgagaagatcaagACTGAAATTATGtgtaagaatgagaaaattgttcataatcataaggctaatgtataataggtttaagtttgggttggatgtgagttaagtaaattttatgttgtaacataatgcggtttgattcggtttggttcggtttacaaaatacaaaccgcaaaccgaaccgaaccatgcggttttgttaaaaaatgacccaaactaatccgaaccaaatgcggctttttgcggtttcggtttggtttggtttggtttggtttggtttgaggttttctattgggttggtttggttttgagcacccctagaTGTCATCATTTCATCTACCACGTGGTAAGATGTCTATCACACTAGACGATATCTCGTGTCTGCTGCATCTTTTGGCTAGGGGGAACTTTTAGATCATGGGAAGATTACCAAATACGAGGGGTTGGAGTTGATGGTCGACCTTTTAGGAGTTCACCTAGAGGCTGCCATGGAGAAGTTTGAATTCACCCGAAGGGATCATGCTAGGTTTAGCTTCTTAAATAAAGTGTTTACGTATGAGCTAAGAGAAGAGCACTAGTGATGATGAGCAAGTAAGACAATATAAAGTGTATGTTATACAAGAGCATACATGTTGTATTTGGTTGGCACTTCCATTTTTTTGGACAAGAGTGTCACTTACGTGGATGTCATCTATCTACAGTACTTAGAAGACTTTGAGTGGATCCATGAGTACAATTGGGGGACCGCTTGTTTGGTCTACTTGTACTCTAAGTTATCTGAAGGTTATATGTGGAAGATGAAGCAGGTGACAAGCAATATCACACTTTTAACGGAAACATTTCTTGGTATTTTAGTGCTTGTGTTTTATTAAATTATTGCAACGCCATTACTAACTAATGATTCATGTGTTCCAACACTTTTCAGGCTTGGATCCTCAAGCACTTCCCATGCATCTCCGGCGGTCATGTCTACCGACTTATATTGAGGACATGTCGTGTGCTTCTGCATTCTCCCAACTCAAAGGGAACCAAGCGACAAAGTCGTTCAGAGTGTACATTGACAACTTGGTAGTAGATGATATACACTTCCATTCTTACATCGATCACCGTGAGACGATTCCATTTGATGCCATAGTCTTATACTTGGGATGATTGGCTTGTGGGTCACGTCTGACGTCTCCTTATCTGCCTGAGTGCATCATGCGTTAGTTTGGCTATATGTTGAAAAAGACAATTGATTAGAAATAAGGTTaataaaatatttggaaatatgAAAAGTTACTAAAGAGCATTAAATGCAAGAAATGAAGTGATTTGGAAAACAAATTTGTGCTTGTATTTCCAGCATTTTCACATGATGTAGCAAAGTAAGAGTTGGAGAATGGAAAAGCTATACACGTGGCGCATTCTGGAAGCAGAAGAATATAATGGGATTTTCCAAAACATCTAAtattcttatatgatagatatcaCTCTTTCAAACAACACAAAAGTCACTTCTAGTGGGCTTGATGAAAGAAATGGCAGGGCCCTCTCAAATTTATATGCACCCGCCAATTGAATTGGCTGGCCTTCCCGACTTTATTTCTTCTATTTTAACATAtcttatcaattttattttacttaaattaataaataattattcatcataaattgaattaaaaaaaataaaaattaatggtagaaaattaatatatatatatatatatatatatatatatatatatatatatatatatatatattaatattttaggttaattaaattattaaattaaataataattgttttttaaattaattaaaaaaaataacttttgaCATCAAAAGTACAAGCTCCGCCATTGCCATTTGcagttaaattttatattattaggcACATGTTCAATATTTTATTGGCGGTTGATTTGATTTTTTCTATAATGGACTAGCTAATTGTATCGACAGATCCATGtggaaaattttatataaataaaggtGTGTTATGAATATTTTTGCATACCTCATCCCCTTTTCTTCtcagttttttttcttcattaattCTAACACGAGTGTTAGTGGAACCATCTTTTTAcgacgaacaaacctcttctaaAAATAGAGTTTGAACTCTATTGCGATTTTGAGCTAGTAAAGGCGTGTCAAAACTATTGGTTAAGGGGAGAGTTAAATGTAGGGGAACAAATGGTTTGAAGAATAGATAAAATTGTTTCGTACATATCAATCAGGATAATAACGATGATATTTAATGCTTTCAGAATCGAGTAAAAAATAATATAGATGTGTCAAAAGATATGTTGACTATCGTTGTAAATGGTGGAGATGAAACTGTTTTGATTTGTGCAATGTATTAAGTTATCACAACCGCGTCAACCATTAAGTTATCACAACCGCGTCAACCATACACAGTGCATGCAAGAGTATATGCAAGAGTATATGCCTACTCTGCAATCTCAATAGTCAATCGACCATAATTATGGATCAGATTTTAAATAAAAAGGTGGTGGCCGGGACGAGAATCATAAGAAT from Vicia villosa cultivar HV-30 ecotype Madison, WI linkage group LG4, Vvil1.0, whole genome shotgun sequence encodes the following:
- the LOC131595204 gene encoding ABC transporter C family member 14-like, giving the protein MSSSYSWLTSPSCTLWPIDSSSSTPNLILQWLTFLFLSPCPQRLLLSALDFLFLLFLLAFAAHKFYSRFNSASNSTSSITKPLLQEKDSDYRITFLFKLPLLVTILLAITYTVLGVLAFTQTNNFASWKQIEALFRLFQAVVNIVIVVLMIHEKKFKSFKHPLSLRIYWVANFVIAALFAASAIVRFVTLGEEKLELSLRIDDIFSLVNLPLSVFFFVISIKGSSGIQVIRISDEVAIYPLNSRDRTLSPYASSSILSKSVWLWINPLLNKGYKTPLNLEDVPSLPLECRAEKMSELFQNNWPKADENSKHPVGLTLVRCFWKHVAFTAFLAFIKLCLIYVGPLLIQSFIEFTSRKDSTAGEGIVLILILFVAKSVEVLSAHQYNFQCQKLGMLIRSSIITSVYKKGLRLSSSSRQTHGTGQIVNHMAVDAQQLSDMMMQLHPIWLMPLQVTAALVLIYSYIGVSAVAAFLGSAVVFFFTTYRTKSSNGFQFQIMTSRDLRLKATNELLNNMRVIKFQAWEEYFGNKIRKFREAEHGWIGKFLYNFAVNYGVLSAAPLVVTVLTFGTATFIGIPLNPGTVFTITSIIQILQEPLRSFPQALMMVSQAIISLARLDEFMMSREMDENAVQKVENCDGDIAVEIKDGKFSWDDNDENDALRVEELEIKKGNHAAVVGTVGSGKSSLLASLLGEMFKISGKVRVCGTTAYVAQTSWIQNATIKENILFGLPMNMDKYRETLRVCCLEKDLEMMEDGDETEIGERGINLSGGQKQRIQLARAVYQDTDIYLLDDVFSAVDAQTGSFIFKECIMGTLKDKTVLLVTHQVDFLHNVDSIMVMRDGRVVQSGKYDDLLKAGLDFGALVAAHESSMEIAETGDKTSDDSAESPKLARIASKEKESGGEKQSSQDQSKSDNKTAAKLIEDEGRETGHVSLKVYKQYFTEAFGWWGIALVVAMSAGWVLSFLACDYWLAIATSDGSGISSVTFISVYAAIAVVACIVVIVRAFLYTYLGLKTSQSFFVGMLQSILHAPMSFFDTTPSGRILSRVSTDILWVDITIPMFANFVMIAYLTLLSILIVTCQNSWETVFLLIPLVWLYNWYRKYYLATSRELTRLDSITKAPVIHHFSETLSGVMTIRSLRKQNAFSQENIDRVNASLRMDFHNNGANEWLGFRLDYMAVVFLCIATFFMIFLPSAIVKPEYVGMSLSYGLALSGLLSFAIYMSCNVENKMVSVERIKQFTNLPSEAPWKIADKSVPQNWPSHGTIELNNLQVRYRPNTPLVLKGVSLTIQGGEKVGVVGRTGSGKSTLIQVLFRMIEPSAGNIIIDGINISTVGLHDLRSRFGIIPQDPVLFQGTVRTNIDPLGLYSEDEIWKSLERCQLKDVVAAKPEKLEALVVDGGDNWSVGQRQLLCLGRIMLKRSRILFMDEATASVDSQTDAVIQKIIREDFADRTIISIAHRIPTVMDCDKVLVIDAGFAKEYEKPSRLLERASLFAALVKEYSNRST